The Coffea arabica cultivar ET-39 chromosome 1e, Coffea Arabica ET-39 HiFi, whole genome shotgun sequence genome has a window encoding:
- the LOC140013689 gene encoding succinate--CoA ligase [ADP-forming] subunit beta, mitochondrial: MVRGLLGKLASRSLSVAGKWQQQQLRRLNIHEYQGAELMGKYGINVPKGVAVASVEDISKTIKSVFPDKDEIVVKSQVLAGGRGLGTFKNGFKGGVHIVKSDQVEDIAGKMLGQILVTKQTGPQGKIVSKVYLCEKLSLVNEMYFSIILDRASAGPLIIACSKGGTSIEDLAEKFPDMIIKVPIDVFKGITDEDAAKVVDGLAPKAADRNDSIEQVKKLYELFCKSDCTLLEINPLAETSDNKLVAADAKLNFDDNAAYRQKEIFDLRDPTQEDPREVDAAKADLNYIGLDGEIGCMVNGAGLAMATMDIIKYHGGTPANFLDVGGNASEGQVVEAFKILTSDDKVKAILVNIFGGIMKCDVIASGIVNAAKEVQLKVPVVVRLEGTNVEQGKRILKESGMTLITAEDLDDAAEKAVKATR; this comes from the exons ATGGTAAGAGGTTTGCTCGGCAAGCTTGCCAGTCGCTCTCTCTCCGTCGCCGGAAAatggcagcagcagcagcttcGCCGCCTCAACATCCATGAATATCAG GGTGCTGAATTGATGGGCAAATATGGAATCAATGTACCAAAAGGTGTAGCCGTTGCTTCTGTCGAAGACATCAGCAAAACAATTAAGTCTGTCTTCCCCGACAAAGATGAG ATTGTGGTCAAGTCTCAAGTTCTTGCTGGCGGACGTGGGCTTGGAACTTTTAAGAATGGTTTTAAGGGTGGAGTTCACATAGTCAAGTCTGACCAAGTTGAAGATATAGCTG GAAAGATGCTTGGACAGATACTTGTTACCAAACAAACTGGCCCTCAAGGAAAGATAGTTAGCAAG GTTTACTTGTGTGAAAAGTTATCATTGGTGAACGAAATGTACTTCTCAATAATCCTTGATCGGGCATCTGCTGGTCCT CTTATTATTGCCTGTAGCAAGGGAGGAACAAGTATTGAAGACCTTGCAGAAAAGTTTCCTGACATGATTATAAAG GTACCTATTGATGTATTTAAAGGAATCACGGATGAGGATGCTGCCAAAGTTGTTGATGGTTTGGCTCCCAAAGCAGCTGATAGAAATGATTCAATTGAGCAAGTGAAGAAGTTATATGAACTTTTCTGTAAAAGTGACTGCACACTGTTGGAA ATTAATCCACTTGCTGAGACATCTGATAACAAATTGGTAGCTGCTGATGCAAAGCTCAACTTTGATGATAATGCTGCATACCGTCAAAAGGAGATATTTGATCTTCGTGACCCCACACAAGAAGATCCTCGTGAG GTTGATGCTGCAAAAGCGGACTTGAATTACATTGGTTTGGATGGAGAAATTGGTTGCATGGTGAATGGTGCAGGACTAGCTATGGCTACGATGGACATAATTAAATACCATGGAGGAACTCCTGCCAATTTCCTTGATGTGGGTGGGAATGCTTCTGAAGGCCAG GTTGTGGAggctttcaaaattttgacttcgGATGACAAGGTGAAAGCAATCCTGGTAAACATTTTTGGAGGCATCATGAAATGTGACGTAATAGCTAGTGGGATTGTAAATGCTGCTAAGGAG GTTCAATTGAAAGTACCTGTAGTTGTTCGTCTCGAGGGTACTAATGTTGAACAAGGGAAGAGGATTCTCAAG GAAAGTGGTATGACCCTAATTACAGCTGAAGATTTGGACGACGCAGCTGAGAAAGCTGTGAAAGCAACCCGCTAG